From the Lathyrus oleraceus cultivar Zhongwan6 chromosome 4, CAAS_Psat_ZW6_1.0, whole genome shotgun sequence genome, one window contains:
- the LOC127076217 gene encoding GDSL esterase/lipase 1, with amino-acid sequence MGVLMYLFVLYFGIITQINHCFSNSMIMTCLPKKHGTLFIFGDSLFDNGNNNYINTTTDYQANYPPYGQTFFKYPSGRFSDGRMIPDIVAEYAGLPLLPPYLHPGHPEYVYGVNFASGGSGALSQTSQESVIDLNTQLSYLRKVKKLFREKLGHEKTEELMFKSVYLFSVGSNDYGTLVDPNSGVVLPVDHQQFVDNVIENLSNVIKEIYELGGRKFGLVNVGPIGCSPSIRILVRKYECLEEISAVAKLHNKKLTEMVQKLENQLKGFIYSVTDFYSALSQVLKYPSKYGFKEASRACCGSGPYRGEDSCGGKKGIKEYELCENVSEHVFFDSHHPTDKANQHFARLIWNGNGNVTWPYNLKQLFEI; translated from the exons ATGGGGGTTTTAATGTATTTGTTTGTGCTGTATTTTGGTATTAtaacccaaatcaaccactgtTTTAGCAATAGCATGATCATGACATGCTTGCCCAAGAAACATGGTACACTATTCATATTTGGAGATTCTCTATTTGATAATGGAAACAACAACTACATCAATACAACCACAGATTATCAAGCTAATTATCCTCCTTATGGACAAACTTTCTTCAAATATCCTTCCGGCAGGTTTTCCGACGGACGCATGATACCAGATATTGTTG CTGAATATGCCGGGTTGCCATTGCTTCCACCATATTTGCATCCAGGTCACCCTGAATATGTCTATGGAGTTAATTTTGCATCAGGAGGATCTGGTGCACTCTCACAAACATCTCAAGAAAGT GTGATAGACTTGAATACTCAGTTGAGTTATTTAAGAAAGGTGAAGAAATTATTCAGGGAGAAACTTGGACATGAAAAAACAGAGGAATTGATGTTCAAATCTGTGTACTTGTTTAGTGTTGGAAGCAATGATTATGGTACTCTTGTTGATCCAAACTCAGGTGTTGTTCTACCTGTTGATCATCAACAATTTGTTGATAATGTCATTGAAAACCTCTCAAATGTCATCAAA GAAATTTATGAGCTAGGTGGAAGGAAATTTGGGTTGGTTAATGTAGGCCCTATAGGTTGCTCTCCAAGCATAAGAATATTGGTAAGAAAATATGAATGCTTAGAAGAAATTTCAGCAGTGGCAAAACTACACAATAAGAAACTCACAGAAATGGTTCAGAAGCTAGAGAATCAGCTAAAGGGGTTCATATATTCAGTCACTGATTTCTATAGTGCACTTTCTCAAGTGTTGAAATACCCTTCAAAATATG GGTTCAAAGAAGCAAGTAGAGCATGTTGTGGTAGTGGGCCTTATAGAGGAGAAGACAGTTGTGGAGGAAAGAAAGGGATAAAAGAATATGAGTTatgtgaaaatgtgagtgaacATGTGTTCTTTGACTCTCATCATCCTACCGATAAAGCGAATCAGCATTTTGCCAGATTGATTTGGAATGGAAATGGAAATGTCACATGGCCTTACAATCTAAAACAACTTTTTGAAATTTGA
- the LOC127076218 gene encoding 54S ribosomal protein L51, mitochondrial isoform X2, with translation MALRGIWQLKKLVVSYSDWGGSSKGIRAFMESHMPAFKESTPQLEVATEMIRGQHPHLKAFYKNHNDRVVCVKNMDPEEILLHATRLRNALGRKVIKLRTRHVTKHPSVQG, from the exons ATGGCTCTGCGGGGAATTTGGCAACTTAAGAAGCTTGTTGTTAGTTATAGCGATTGGGGTGGAAGTAGCAAAGGTATAAG GGCATTTATGGAGTCTCATATGCCAGCGTTTAAGGAGTCGACTCCTCAGTTAGAGGTGGCCACTGAAATGATTCGTGGTCAGCATCCACATCTAAAGGCTTTTTACA AGAACCATAACGATCGAGTGGTGTGTGTGAAGAATATGGATCCAGAGGAGATACTTCTGCATGCTACCAGGCTGAGGAATGCACTCGGAAGGAAAGTAATAAAACTGAGGACACGGCATGTAACCAAACACCCTAGTGTGCAAG GGTGA
- the LOC127076218 gene encoding 54S ribosomal protein L51, mitochondrial isoform X1, whose protein sequence is MALRGIWQLKKLVVSYSDWGGSSKGIRAFMESHMPAFKESTPQLEVATEMIRGQHPHLKAFYKNHNDRVVCVKNMDPEEILLHATRLRNALGRKVIKLRTRHVTKHPSVQGTWSTALKL, encoded by the exons ATGGCTCTGCGGGGAATTTGGCAACTTAAGAAGCTTGTTGTTAGTTATAGCGATTGGGGTGGAAGTAGCAAAGGTATAAG GGCATTTATGGAGTCTCATATGCCAGCGTTTAAGGAGTCGACTCCTCAGTTAGAGGTGGCCACTGAAATGATTCGTGGTCAGCATCCACATCTAAAGGCTTTTTACA AGAACCATAACGATCGAGTGGTGTGTGTGAAGAATATGGATCCAGAGGAGATACTTCTGCATGCTACCAGGCTGAGGAATGCACTCGGAAGGAAAGTAATAAAACTGAGGACACGGCATGTAACCAAACACCCTAGTGTGCAAGGTACATGGTCAACTGCATTGAAATTATAG